aattgttcttcgttcttgagcttgaacttgatttcttgaacttgagcttgattgcttgaagcttgaaacttgaaacttgaaacttgtagagaaatttgaggcgtttgatccacgagctctcaaataatatttcaaaatcaatATTAAATTCTGACACGCCGACGATTTCATATTAGCGTGACTTCACCAAAACTTTTGTATCTTGATGTAGGAACGTCGAAATCACGAACCATTTGATTTCTTGGAAACTAAACTTCAAAATCTAAAACATatccaaaatataaattttaattccTTAAGGATAGTTTAGATAATACTTTGAAATCAACATTAAATTCTGACATATTGACGATTTCAGATTTGCGCGACTTTACCAAAACTTTTGTCTCTTAATGTAGGAACGTTGAAATCAAGAACTATTTAATTTCTTGGAAACTAAActtaaaaatataaaacatatccaaaatataaaatttaatgcCTTAAGGATAGTTTCAGATAATATTTTGAATTTAACTTTAGTTTCTGATATGCCAACAATTCCAAATTAGCGCGACTTTGCCAAAACTTTTATGTCTTGGTATGGAAGCCTCGAGATCGCAAGACGTTTTAGTTGCCAGAAATTGAAATTCAAGAGCTTCATTCTCACCAAATATCTTGGGGTCAAGTCTCACTGAATTTGAAACTGCGTGCCAGGTAATCCTCCTTCTTATACTTGTATTCCCTTCTGATGCCTCTCTTTCCTTCCCCTTTTTTTCTTAGGGGAGACGGCAGATTTTTAGACAAACAACCTTGAAGGTTTGGCAAACATGAAGACATAACGAATCTTTGGGCTTCAATGCAAATACTTAgtagcctcctaaaagactataatcATTCCAATTAAGATACTAATTTACCATAGAGATTtgccccctttaaatcaaatgggatcCAAAGTTCAATACAAGAATGGTATCTTAGCCTGATTTTCAAGTGTTGATTGAATGGATTACATTCCATCATAGTTCAATCGAACAACGATTGGGAcactatgtatcttttgaacttatgcgactgaacttagaatgaaactccaagctgcctacgtacctcggtgaagaggatcaagtcataccgtagttcagaatgggtgagtttttttttttgtgtcctaacttttgcctaggccgcctctttcgaggttttcaacctagcagactCTTATTTTTTGGGTGGTGGgccgtacacagtttagactcatgcgggcAAGGAGTGTATGagcatgcagtttaggctcgtgcgtcaaggagcgttgcaacttcaaggataatacttcttcaaaaacttgccattgatagggccAATTCTTATGCCATCTGTATCAACGAGCTTGTAATCCCCACTTGAGTAAGTTTCTTGTACGAtatatggcccatcccattttgaggtgaacttccctacaggtttatgagaagtaataatgggtcttcgtACGCAAATGGCCAGGATGCAACAGTCGGGTGCAACACTTCGAGAGGCTGATGAATAAATTTTGCATGGAATTGGCAAGCCTTGCATCTTTGAGCATTGTCAAATATATCTTTTACCATTGTCGACCAATAgtatcccatcctttttatatggaaatggagctttggtccagactgTTGTGATCCACATACCCGAAAATGTGcttcttgcaaagcttggagtgcttcatcttcccctaagcatcgcaaAAGTACTCTCTCAAAAGATcttctgtatagagtatctttgtagtaaaggaagcgaggtgcacgaTGGCGaatttcagtccttctcctcaTATTTTCTGAAAGTATCCTGTAGCTCAAGTAATCGATAATGGGTTGTCGTAATTCTTCCTTTTCAGCTTCGGAAACAGCGACAAGATGCtcgagttcattttcttcactttcACCCTCATTTGGCAGCGACACTACCCATTTTTGTAATAAAGAAACTTGCGCTTGATCAGGCAgggttaacgatgaagctagggcagctaaaACATCagccttcttgttttctttcctaGGCACATGTTGAATAGTCACATCACCGACCCACCCCATTTAATTTTTAGCATAATCATGATATAGGTGTATTTCAGGTTTCTTGACCTCGTAGCTATCCAAAAGCTGGTTGATCACTAATTGAGAGTTGCCAAATACTTACAATTGCAACTGCTTTATTTCGACAGCCATTTCAAGTCCAAAAATTAATGCTAGATACTCAACAACATTGTTGGAGCACAGTTGTGTCAACGTAAAAGAATAGGGCAGAACCTCACATTGAGAAGTGACAAATATTACGCCAGCACCAGCTCCCCCGCGATGTACAACACCAttaaagtacatcttccatggagggTGAACTCCAATGACCATTGCTTCTTCATCAGGTAGTTCGTTAGTTAGCTCTCAATCATCAGGCATagggtgatctgccaagaagtccGCTAACGCTTGTCCTTTTATAACCTTTTTAGGGATGCACACAATCTCAAATTGTTGAAACTGGAGGTACCACCttgctagtcgatcactaagtacaggttttgacatcacgaacttgatgggatttgctttAGAAATGAGACGAacgacatgagcttgaaagtagtgttTTAACTTTTGgattgagaagactagcgccaaacataacttttcgattggcgaataattcagctcatttggtgtcatcatcctgctcaagtagtaaaaGGAGTCTTCTTTCCCTTCACTATTATCTTGGGTCAACAACGCTCAAACATACCTTTCTTGTGAtgaaatatatagtatcaacGGCTTTCCAGGTAtatgggctgtcaaaaatagaggcttcatcaagtaagtTTTAATACTTTCAAAGACATTGCTACAAGCTTGGTCCCACTTGAAAGGAATGCCTTTGTTCATGAGGCGACTGAATAATTGGCACCTCCCAACTAGtcttgagatgaatctcctaaggtatgcTAGCCTTCATTGCAGACTTTTTAATTCATGAATATCCCGAGGCTCAGGCATTTTCAAAATGACATCCattttggcttgatcaatttcgatccttcgatgtcggacaatgaaaccCAGGAACTTTTCAGAAGTAACTTCAAAGGCatatttcaatggattcatcctaagttggtacttCTGAAGCAACTCAtacaccattctcaagtctttcaagtggtcacTCATCTTTCTTAATTTTACCACCAAGTCTTTAACATATCATTCAACATTCTTTGTGGAGAAGGTTATCAAAAATATTCCGCATAACTCTTTGATAAGTAGCACCAGCGTTCGTCAAGacaaaaggcattaccttgtacCAATAAATACCCTTTGGGGTATGGAATGTAGTAAGCTTTTCATCTTTTGGCgccatgcgaatttggttataTCCCGAAGAATCATCCATGAATGACATTGCCTCGTACCCAGTGGTGGAATCAATCATAAGCTCTGGAATAGGAAGCGAAAATTCATCCTTAAGGCATATATTGTTGAGATCCCTAAAGTCAACATACACTTAAATTTGGCCATTCTTCTTTCTCACGTGAACAATACTTGAAACcaatgttgggtatttaacttcacgaATGAAGCCAacttcaatgagtttgttaacttcactttcaatcaagggaaccaaatccggcctaaagcgcctttgGGCTTGCTTAACAGGATGAGCGTCATTCTTGACTGCAAGGTGATAGACTACTACTTTAGGGTTCAAGACAGGCATCTCTTTGTAACTCCAATAAAAGACATCCttgaactccttgagtaacttgatataagtgctttcttcatagactgctagtaaagcacttaggtaaGTGGGCCTTGGTTCTTCATTAGTGCCAAGGTTAACTTTTTTTAAGGCATCAATTGTTGTCTTCACTCCTTCTTTAAGTTCAGGCGGAGCGTCTtttgcatcttcatcttctttagGGTCCCCTtcgttgaaggatatgtgataacgcAGTGAAACATCCTCCAATTTATCAACATCCTTCATTAGAGATGAAGCACCATACTTGCCTTGTgcagtaacatgatacgaagaacccacactttcttgAGGAGTGGACGATTTGAGGAGTGTCACCGAGTAGAAGATCTTCATTCGTGAACGTAACTTTTTCctcacaagcattaacttcttgaggaatgGACTCTATGAGATTTTCCATAGATGGTGCCAATGATATGTCATCacttttttctttccctttgtcAGCATGACAACAAGAGGCATCGATACCATCATGGGAAATCTTCGTGCGGAACCAACTTGGTAAgaactcctccaaggtcactggatgcCGTGGCTTTTGAGGGTGGTACACCTCCACTTTTGCTTTATTCAAATGCTTAACTGGAGTCCGTCTCTTTGGTCTTTTTACCATTATTTTCCTTGCTGgttgttctattgattcttttcgtGGGCTCCTTTTGTGGCGCCTACGACGAGTCACCAATGTCCAACCTCAATCATCATCATGTTGATATACTTCGACTTTGTTATTCTCCAGTAattctttatctttgatttcttttaaACTGTATAGCTCATCTAGAttgaatgagccaaaggtgatagagactAGGTTCGCACCTGCCTTCTCctcttcaagcacgatcttcttttcatgggccaagtccataactttgtccttaaagaaaaataatttctcaagGTGATGACTCACAAGTCGATGATACCGACAATAATTTGGGTCATCAGTTTTCCCAGCTTCATTTGGCCGCTTCATCTCCGGGAGCTCAATGAGctttaactcgaggagttcttcaaaaattgctagcacatcagaatccagaaatgggtactctttctct
This region of Nicotiana tomentosiformis chromosome 4, ASM39032v3, whole genome shotgun sequence genomic DNA includes:
- the LOC138910084 gene encoding uncharacterized protein; the encoded protein is MVIGVHPPWKMYFNGVVHRGGAGAGVIFVTSQCEVLPYSFTLTQLCSNNVVEYLALIFGLEMAVEIKQLQLKENKKADVLAALASSLTLPDQAQVSLLQKWVVSLPNEGESEENELEHLVAVSEAEKEELRQPIIDYLSYRILSENMRRRTEIRHRAPRFLYYKDTLYRRSFERVLLRCLGEDEALQALQEAHFRVCGSQQSGPKLHFHIKRMGYYWSTMVKDIFDNAQRCKACQFHAKFIHQPLEVLHPTVASWPFAYEDPLLLLINL